The Montipora foliosa isolate CH-2021 chromosome 1, ASM3666993v2, whole genome shotgun sequence DNA segment ATGTGCAGATTCCATTATTTATTACACAACTCGATacatttttataaaatgtttctaCCCTGCCACCCTTTAAGACTTGGTCCGAAACCAAAAGCAtctaagcattttatcataaaATCCCAATCCAAGCTGCCGaaggctttttcaaaatcaatgaaaagtAACAATCCAGGAATGTTTTGGCTTTTTGTATAATCCATGATATCTATAATCGATCTTCCAGCTTCGCCAGTAAACCTGCCTTTGACAAAGCCTGTTAGATTAGAATGAGTTATTTCTGGGATAACTTTAATAATTTTTGTCGCAATTACCTTAGAAGCAATTTTAGTGTCTACATTAGTCACATTAATGAATGATAATGGTCTCCAATTTTCTAAATAAATTctgtcttttcctttcttttcaacaAGTGCAATAATGGCTTGTTTTTGTGAAGGCgacattttctttttatcaaaagcTTCATTAAATGAAGCAACCATAAATTTACCTAACAAAGGccaaaatttcttataaaattCTATTGGAATTCCGTAATTTCCTGGCGTTTTGCCCGCTTGAAAGGAGCCTAATATGTTCTCACAttccttttttacaaaaacctttTATCGATCGATcttgtcttgggttccagtccttcccctaCGGGTCACGCAAAATCatgacaaactaaattttccaagagtttcgcaacatcacatcgattttactcgtttagatcatcggtgacacCTATTTTTTATGACATGACTCACGCGCTCTTCTTACAATCTagaaaatatgatgaaatgaaaaaaatcgcaatgtaagaagttatcttttttttacattttctttccttgtgtcctgAGTTCCGAAAGTGGTTACAACGGGTAGCGTTTGCGAAAACGCTCGTTCAGGATTAACTCCACTGTTTACAACATCCCCAGCGGCATTTAGTTATGTAAAAAACCCACTTCTATATTTCTATAcacagaaaccttcactctaacatattatttttttatgattttcgacggaTGAGTAGATGAGGATACTTATCGTTATGATGACCtatctatcgaaattagggcatttttcccttgcctttttctccgaaacaaagtcggtgaccccccaatttcttctcatttttggaataagtatAAACAGGGTTTCTAGTAtaaatttatgacctaacttcaggcgagaaatgaaacaaatttcaatgtgggaagattttcgcgGGAGCGTCCTTAATCGACATGAAcatgtacatatattttttacaaaaaacaaaagaaactaaagtGCGAATAGGTTATATAACAAATACATAAATTTAACAATtaatcctgcgaaatcgcgcggactatcgcctgatacttagccgacgaggccgtggGAGGGAGAAATTGGCTCGAAAAGGGAAATTTACCCCTCTATTCCTTCCCCCTCGATTAAGGTCTAGGAtccatttattaatttattaaaagAATTGAAGTCTGATCGGATGCTCTCTtcgtagcctgcgagcaggctctccgagggactggggctggGGGTGCAAAATTTCCTTCTCCCCCCAAcatatcctctacctctgaaatgactattatcgacaattcgtAATTTTCCCTGGAATGACTGTTATCGTCATTTTAGGATTACTCTGTCCcaaggacttgtggtagcagatgaaaagaaaaaaggaaaagttcCACCCCTGGACGGGACTTGAACCCTGATCACCCAATGtggcctactattgttattgcgcatacgttctgcgcatctcttgagatattcggatttcctatcgccgatgcttactaacacagagatatttttgcgcggcttaaaactatccggaggaAGTAGATCTTAagcttagtaagtactcttcgtgtccaaaaagaaaattgggggtaaccatgcatttttgagagataattaagtttcaatttgagaaagaacgccatatattgctttgtattttaaagctttttacaaatattattcatgaattatctttgaaaaatgcttggttacccccaatttctttttggatttcaataacactttctaagatctacatttcctgcataatcacacatcggggcaaaaatatctttaattagtaggcactgtccttaacaaCTAAAGATCAGCTGGCTGACAATCGCACCGATTATTTATCAAATGCAATgcgtatatataaaatcattgttgaatagtggttaagtctaatacttgattttaaaatggctaGCTTTCTCTAAAattttggtaaccgacattttctcctttttaaacttgtttcttagcggGTGCAAGAGATTCTCTTGGCcggtgataatacacgtttacagcggcattcggaagaaaatttatattaatatttttaaaaaaagtgttcTGTCAGTTAGCGAtgcggtagtctagtggttaagtgaaagggttgTTAATCGAGAATTCTCCAGTTCGAGTCCAGCAAGTTTAGGTATTGGGTTCGGTTTTCAaaaaatagatattcatttcccataatccttgTCAAGCGCTAAGTGTCCTAAATTAATAacttaggaattgtcgatagtggtcatttcagaggtagagaaGGATGGGTTCCTCCCCCACCGCATTCTCGTTCCCATCGTCTCTTAGTCGGCGGAGCCTTAGCACGAGAAACGTTTCTCGTGCCAAGGCTCCGCTGACTAAGAGAAGCGAAAAGGGTGATGGGGACGAGAATGCCCCACcgcagagagagagcctgctcgaaGGCTACTTCTTCGACGAAATTGTGATGTCCAGACCACAGTTCTTATCTGCATCTCTCTGAGATGACTATTttgtaaaaaatgaaaacagacCTGCCGGCTTGAGGAATTATCCTGCGAACCCGGCGGGGAGGTGAGGGGAGCGACTCGCATAGGAGTCCTTCGTCGCTCACCTCCCCTCCGTCGGAGGAAGGGCGGCTGTAAAGACTGGAAATAGACGTTTTGGTCAACCGTAaataatgcactagtcatttgtttcccccaccccttgacccccgggatgggtagggaaattacatttgaatggttgtaaagtaggtgtatttccactggggactagagcaaacgaacacacgtaattcccccacccctctgttcctaaaagattctgagtcatcaaggaaatgttagggagattaccacaatatacagttcttgcgatttgtgtgtgccacatgaactatataaggaacgacgccatattgattttgcacgtgtgaaaatactcattaccattgctcttcgtttcttttcagtcccagtcctcctaggtaagaattccccgatatttcccctgtatgtccccagaggggtagggcagaggaacgaaaatcttgtaatttccctaccccctagaggcgtaattgtggcgtaatctcgcgtttccccatatgtccccactatccccgggggtcggggggtgggggaaacaaatgactagtgcataacgCAGTCTCCCGCCCAGGAAAAGCTGAAATCCTGTCGATATTAGAAAGCGCGTTTTGCATGGTTAAAAGTATAGATCATCTTTAAATCTATAAtgcttttttcttgaatcgtaTGTTGACAAATGAAAACCTAATTTTTGGTGGTATTCATTAAAAAATTTGATGGGGAAATGAAACCGAAGGATCGTCGCAAGCTGCATTGGTCTGCTCCAGTTTTGTGGTGTATGGTCGTGTTTTGCGAATGCTTCTCTCAGCTTGCTTGGGGCGGATATTACAAGTCGATTCAATGGACTCCACAAAACCCTAAGTAAGTCTAAAATTACTAGCTAGATATTTACGTTTTAGGAGCCTTTAGCTTTAATTTAATAAATGCAATCGTTATTACTGTATGTACTCTGTGAATGCTGTCGACAACGATGTTCcggagcgattgcagaatacccggccttCTTTGTACGGCACAAATCGCTTGCTCCTGAAGTCCCGCAGTGACCaaacaaaattttgcaattaagTTAGGTGAACGACTGCTACCGCAGTGCCGTAGTCGATGAAAAATGAAGTCTGAGTAGACTGCTACCGCAGTGccggtaaccggtcgtttcgatcgaagttcgtttcgatcgaaaccaaaagtcagttcgatcgaaggcaAGAGTCAGTTCAATCGAAGAGTAAATGTTCATAAAAACTACAGTTTTGCAAGCgtatagataataaaagttctttGTGTTGTGTAATGTTTGCGCGAAGTAATATGCGCGACGCGGAAACGCGGTGTTCAATTGATTTCCTTTGTTGCCGGCGTTTCTTTCTCGGCGTTCCTGATCGGCAATGCTCAATTAGCTATTCGCTATAACGTGCGTACACTGAAACACGGGGTTTAAGGTTTTATTACCATGATGAAACGAACAAGTATTGTCACTTTCAATGAGAACCGAGCGAAAAGAGATTAAACGCTGTTGAAAACACTTGCGTTTGGAACAGAATCCGTGGAACATATTATCATAGCTTCTCATCGTTGCAATTCTTTTCCGCACAAGACAGTTCCGCACAAGACAGTTGGAACATAAAGAATGGTCGCGTCTGTTTTCTGTTAAAGCAACTTAAAAGCCGACTCTGGCAAAGCGTGCGGTAGGAAAATTACTATCTTGCAACAAAAATCTTACCCTTCCGCGGGTGTTCCATTTGTGCAatataatacatgtagttcaaaTAGAAACTACCAAAAACATGATTCACAACACCATTATCTGAGACAAGTTGGAACAATAGTTAGTTTAGAGATTGGcagaaattttcaaaagttCTTCTTTTAGTTGAGATATACaatgagtgcaatttggtccgAAATCATACACGTGATTTCAAAAAGCGAACTAGTGCACAACACAGGTGCGATTTGAAAACACAGGTATAATAGCCAAATTTGCCAAGCTAGAGAAGTAATTTTATAGTCTTTAATTATGTTCCGATGCATTAATAACATGCTTCCAGTGATATTTAATAATTCATTCACCCTGAATAAGGATTTACACAAGCATAATACAAGAGTAAGAGACAAAATATTCTATAAAATCTACATGTAATGTGAATTAATTGATAGGAATTACATATTCTTTGTAGTTTAGTGCAATGTCAGGCAGTTTAGTGAAATATAGTGTTTAATAAGTTTGTGCAAACACTCCAATAggtaaaactttttaaaaaataaacaaaaatctcAATAATGTGCAAATTATCTAGGTAAaaagaaatattaatttttatccaataaaacaaattgaaaagaataaaagCTGCCTTGTGTTTCTAAGATTTTAATAAAATCGTCATTTGGTTGAACTTTTTAAAGAGACTTGATAAATAGTACATGTAAGTTCAATACACTAAAGCAATAGTTAcagtcttcgatcgaactgactcttgtcttcgatcgaatcgacttttgtcgatcgaaacgaccttcGATCGAAACAACTTTTGATCGAACTGACTTGCATTCGCAGTGCCGCAGTCGATGAGTCTGAGTAAGTTTAAAGACTGCTACCACAGTGCCGCAGTACCTTAGTCGATGAATAATGAAGTCTGAGTTAATTTAATTATAAGGACTGCTACCCCAGTGCAGCAGTTGATGAGGTTGAGTTAGTTTAAAGACTGCTACCGCAGTGCCGTAGTCGATGAGTAATGAAGTCTGAGTTAGTTGAATGACCAGTGCCGCAGTGCCGTAGTCGTAGAATAATGAAGTCTGAGTGAGTCAAGGgtaagacgatctcgtgaaaagtgtagttaaccgcaaaatgaaagctaaaattttacgagagtgcctAGGCCTAATCGCTGAaatgagcgcttaggcttaatcagtaaatgagtgctttcttcttcacacagCATTGCAACATGACTGATTATCATTTCAATGAATGACAACTACGGGGCTGTGGGCGCAGCATTACAACACAACTGCGGCACTGTGGGAGCAATTTTTTAAGTTAGATATTTTGTGGGCCAGGTATTCTGCAAGCTAGCCGATGTTCGttgtcacagtggtcaaaaATGTTGTGGACCTCGTGCGTCCActacaaattttgaccactgtgatgacttgtgacaaattttgatcACTGCGTTTTAATATTACCCAAGTAATTTTCCATGATGCTGATCCTTTAGAAAATGCAAATCAAATATGTTTGCCTTGCTTTCTTCTGACATCTTATGGGCCAAGGCTCTTCTATCCTTTGGTGTGTACCTAGGCATCCCACAAGAGATCACATTGGGTATGACTCCTCTTTTCACATTTTTGAATTAATGATTTGGCTAATGCTGTCATGCACTCACAAGGGATGATAGTGGTAATGATGATGGATTTATATACCACATATATCACAATTTAGTTTACAATTCTTTCACAAGGGTGAGATCAGACGTCAGCCTGTAAAGGTACCTCTGGCAGCTGCTAACAGTCCATATTTGATCTCACCCACCAAACCCATACATTCATGCAAAAGGAGTACAGACCAGAATACCGTGGTTCTCCCCCCTATTCTCCatgaacagtgtgtgggttctttaatatCTCAAAGTGTTAACAGGAAAGGTTTTGAGATGTGGCATACAGTTTATGCAATGTAGTCATTATCCAAGAAGTCTTTGGAAAGTCTGACTATTTCCAGATGAAATTACAGTATGTAGGCTGCACTTTCTTTTCAGTTGTTTTTAAGGCCCTGCATGTTGGTCAGACAAGGGATTTGAGCCTGCGATCTTCCACTTGAcagcctgatgctcaaccaaccgaGTCACCAGCTGTCTGTGTTAGTAGTTGGAGGAAACTACCCATATGCATAGGCTACCTCATGTCAAGTCTTGCTCTGTGAGCATACATGTACTTTCTTACTTTACTTATCCTCTACTTCCGGGTGGGAAATAAGGTCGCGACTCGGCGACGCCACTTCTGGCGGTCCTTAGCAAGTTTAATTAGTTTTAACTATGAGACCATTTGTCCAGTCACATGGGATGGTGTTGGTGTCCCATATATAGCTGAAGAGGTGTACTAACACGGTTATAGAGATATCAAGGTCAGCTTGTAACATTTCAGCATGGATGGAGTCAGGTCCGGGCACTCTGCCATTCTTTGTAGCTTTGATTACTTTTCTGACCTCTGATGGCGTAGGTGGACTTGCGTCAATATCAAGGATATCTTGAGGAGGGTCAGGGCTTGCTGGTTGATCTGGCTCTGGTTGGTTGAGAACCTCCTGAAAATGCTGGACCCACCTGGCTGTTTGCTCTCGCTCAGATGTCAAAGGAGAACCATCCTTGGCTCTAACTGGTGGTGGGTGGCTGGTATAGTTGCCACAGAGCTGCTTGCCCTGCATGTTGGTCAGACAAGGGATTTGAGCCTGCGATCTTCCACTTGAcagcctgatgctcaaccaactgagtcagCAGCTGTCTGTGTTAGTAGTTGGAGGAAACTACCCATATGCATAGGCTATCTCATTTCAAGTCTTGCTCTGtgagcatacatgtacatgtagttaagGATTTTAAGATATTAGGTTGTAACTCTCTGATATGACCTGATGACATCAATGGTTGGACCATGTTGATCATATTTCTGCTAATAGGAATAAACAAGTGTCTCACTAACTTTAGGGCTGTTATGAGAATTGTAGGATTTGAACCTTAATTAGGGCTAAAGAAACTCAGGTCATCATTACCCTCAGCTCACATAATATTTAGGCTTGTTGGcctttcaataaattattattcaaaagCTGCGGTAAAGGGGTATTAGTCTTCCTGATTAAAGTTTATAAAAAGCTAGCAAGCaagcaaaattaataatactttGGCCTGTTTAACATGCTTGGATAATAAGCTGCCATGTATAATACGCACAAGGTTTGAGTTAGTGAGGGTTCAAGTTATTGGGAGTCGACTGTGATGTTTACAATCTAGTTTCTTGAAAAAGCTAGGGTTTGAAAGAAGTGCTGTATGTGATTTTATCGAAAAAACGTCCACCTTTAAATTTCCCGGGGGCTACTCTTTGGTTGTGACAAGATATGTCACAGTATAACCATTGCACTATTGTTCCAATAGAAATCtcattgtgaaaaaaaaaaaagaagagaatcAAGCGATGAAATAAGGCTTAAGTACCGGAAATCGCTAGTACATAATTATGCATTAGGATAGGACTGTTGGTCTGCATACATTTGTACTTGTACAAACTTTGGTAGCTTTTTGGTGTAATAATACATTAATGTTTGCTTTGTTTCAAAGAATGTTGAACATTTTCTTCcacaaatgatttatcaatggTTTCACAATATACTGTCCCACAAAATGCTGATGTGGGAGACAAAGTATTGTTCACATGTATCAGTGCTGGAGCCCAATATTAAACTAAAGTGCTACTTCCTTAAACTTGTGAAATAGGCTTTTTTACATGTCTTGAGTGAATTCTTGTATGTAAAACAAACTGTGATACAAGCTAATCCCAGGGTGTTGATTGTTTACAGTTTAAATATATCAGTTACTGGAATTAGAATAATCATAATTACTGCTAATTAAGTCATTGTCTTTTTCATTGGTTAATGttgttttaacaataattattataacactGTTTCATTTGCAATTGGGATCGATACATCAAAATTATACACATGTAATCATCAtcagttttgaattttttgaattGGACTATTATTTTGCTTTTCTAGAAGACTTTGCACATAGACATTTTATTATGTAAGACCTAGTACAATTTTTGGAGAGTAGAgtattttcttgaaaatattcAAAGAATTTCCTGATCTTTCTCAAGTACAAGATAGATGGTTTTGAGATTAGTTTCAGTTATATGGTGCTTTCGTGATAAAATGCTGGAATTGCAGTGCACGTACTTGAGAAATAAAGAATACCGGGGCATACTTTCTGCCTTAACAAGAAAGCATGTGTTAACTTTGGATACAGAAAAACAGTTTTAGGGACAGGATGATTGAAAATAACCAAATTCCTGAAAACTAGCTTAGTTGCACAGATACTGTGGTGAAGCACTGTAATTAAGGAGGGTGATGGGCCCACTTTCATAGGGGCGCTCTCTTCTTCATGGGGTAGCTTGTTTGACAAAACAGAGGGCGAAAAATTTAGCATTCATGCATaaatttatcattaattttatttttaaggtTCCAGTTTCCAAAGGAACAAATTCTGGATGGGAGAGCTTATTACAGGGTGCCTGTGCTCCGAAACAATAGGTTAGCAATAGTTTGCCCCAATCCGTCAACATATCTAaagtttgttgaaactcaagttCCTCCTGATCAATTATATGAGAGCATATGGTACGTTGACAGAGGAAGCTTTTACACTTGTCAAGTAGGAATTCCCAAAAATCAAGGAGTTAACAAGAGATGGATGAGCTGTGACACACCTTCAGTGCTCAAATATGGCTGGCTAAGTTTTACATCACTGAATCCTGAAAATGATTTCTCATTTGTCCCTGGTACTGAGCATTATTTCATTGGTGAGTTGCTTGATGGAATGTGTGTGAGGTTTGATTTTTCAAAAGTTACTAGTATTAGGGAATGTACGTAAGGCTGTCTGGCACAAATTAGATAattatcatgatgatgatgactgtTTTCATTACAATTGAGAAATGACTTtggaactacatgtacattgtagtaTGTGTGATTGCAGAGGAGATAATCATTCTTCGTCCGTATGATAGAAGCATGTACTCGACAATCACATGGACTGTAAACAATCTTCAACACTGTACACCGAAGTGGCATTTCAAATTTAGCACTTGAGCAGTATGAAGAGTTTGCGTTTTTTGTTGTGAGTTATTTTCCACATTGGCCATGACTTTCCTTTGCTGCACCTTTGGTGCAACAGCACCAGGACTTACATTTAGGTTAGTCCCTTTTTTGGTTTGTGTCAATCTTCTCATCCTCTTCTTTTCTCGTCTTCTCATCAGGGGTGCATGGATGGCTCAGTGGTGCGAGCACTcctctcccaccaatgtggcctggtgTCCTAGCAAATTTGGAACCCCCCCAGATTTGGACCCCCCATATTACAGCGTATTTATTTAACTGTCTATCAATTCAGAGTTAGATTTTGGATCGAGGAAACTTGAGGAAAAGACTTAGATcagttaatttgttgtttaGAGCATTTGCGGCGGCATTTCGTACAAAAGTATGTAGATGGgaatcttaaggacgttcgcgcgaaaattttctaacattgatttttttctgcaaattttaccattgaaagattatgagttagtgatgtcagaaatgtaacaaaaatgGGTGGTCACTGACTtcattttggagagaacttgcctggAAGAACaacctaaatctgaaaaaatccagcTTCTTTAGCGAaaaaggccacagtgtctgtaagcccaaaaatattgcaattatatctttgaagtgaaatgttctctaccgaACAtttttaagtggacccatcaagtgaatttagttaactgttgaggttccttaaaaaacaagttcgcatttagctaccatagtttcatgcgccttgcagccgcaagatggcaggattccatgtcccgaggacagaattcttgaatttttgttaacttcccacattgatcttttggttatttttggacaatgtggagataattgtaaataaaatctgtttctgaaaataaaaggaggggtcaccgaacatccaagatcgttaaatccaagcaaagctatagcaatggccatctgccctatcattgttcattttagtacttagctcGCGtactcgatgcatgacgtggcatgtgaatttgcgtgcgctgtaaggatgcgcagtaacaattggcgcgaacgtccttaattgcGACATTGACTTGTTTTGTTCATGTAGCATGCCAGAATGCTAAAATAACATGATGGAATATGACTTATGTCTCAAGTGGTTTCACATGGGCTACACAGAACTAATTAAAACGAGGAGCCAGAGGGAGAGTGGCTTTGCAAAGTCTGTAAGCCGCTGTAATGTGGTATTGTCAAACACAAAAATAAATCACATGGGACACGAAGTCAATACACACAGCAACCATTTCAAGCACATGTTTTTAACTCTCTTTCTTACAGACCCATCATGCCTTGCTAACGACATGTACAGGtgcaaggaaggattacgtttttgcaaacgttggccgtgtagcacttttatttgaacagacttaactgatttgagtgtaatgtgaagtgctaagtttctatcccatatgaaccatgtgagcgttagccctaccgaGGGACTGGTCAAAAcgtatgggggggggggggggtgggctgGAGCAATTGGAAATGTGGCAGATAAAAAACTCATGACCCACCTCTTACTTTTGGCACAAAACTATTTGACCCACCCCTAAATGAAGGCTGAAACTTACATGACCCACCCCCTgataaaagattttttttgttatataatCGGTTATACCACATTTGTATATGAAGTTGTGGTGGTGTTGATTTATGGTTAAGTTTGTTTCTTAACCAGATACAAAAGCATGTAAAACTAAC contains these protein-coding regions:
- the LOC137999810 gene encoding ephrin-B2a-like codes for the protein MKPKDRRKLHWSAPVLWCMVVFCECFSQLAWGGYYKSIQWTPQNPKFQFPKEQILDGRAYYRVPVLRNNRLAIVCPNPSTYLKFVETQVPPDQLYESIWYVDRGSFYTCQVGIPKNQGVNKRWMSCDTPSVLKYGWLSFTSLNPENDFSFVPGTEHYFIATSNGSSNSLDSKAGGHCNNTVNGVSMKLMIYICYNETDPECKFIDNPDTPTQSVHNVTCSNPDLASEAFRLSPSNNVWHFLTIVFGIGFSSCLVVISLCIVFVCRRTISKRSCEEKDKLHPNRDENDAKEMNTPIKDTCPV